Within the Gloeobacter kilaueensis JS1 genome, the region CTTCGGCGGCCAGTTGCTGGGCCTGGGCGATCACCCCGACCGGAGCGTGCAGGTTGTCCAGCCCTTCCAGTTCGCTCAGATCCAGTGCGCCCCAGTTGCGCCAGTACTTGAGCGGTTCCGGTAGCCCGGTGCCGCCGTTGTGGCCGGGCGTGTGAAAGCCGCTGCCCACTGAGGCAGCAGCCCGGCAGAGCGCCTCCCACAGTGGTGCGCCCATCACCGAAATCCTGTCGCCTGTGGCACAATACATGTCATATCCACAGAATATTCCCGTACTGGCGGGGCGGTCGCAGTGGGTTCAAGGCCCACTTTTTTAATGGCATGAAACCCCACGATATCGTCGAGCAGGTAACGGCACTGGCGGAGCCATTAGCCGCCGAATTGGGTCTACAACTGGTGGCGGTAGCCTTCCAGACCCATACCAGGCCCGCCACCCTGCGCGTGGATATTCGTCATCCCACCAGCGATACCGGCCTCGACGACTGCGAGCGGATGAGCCGCGCCCTCGAAGCGCGCCTCGATGCTCAGGACATCGTTGCGGGCGCTTACAACCTCGAGGTCTCAAGCCCCGGTGTCGAGCGCGTCCTCACGAGCGACCGCGAATTTGTCGCCTTTCGCGGCTTTGCCGTCATAGTCAAGACCTTTGCACCGGTGGGCGGCAAAAAGCAGTGGGAGGGAAGGTTACTTGAGCGCGACGAGGCGAACGTCTATTTCACCGTCGGTGGGCGGCGCGTCGCTCTGCCGCGCGAGCAGGTGGCGCGGGTGCAGTTGATCCACGCTTCCCATTCGTCCTGACAACTACATAGTCTGAGGAGAGTCAAACGTGTCAATGATCTATTTGCCCGGCATCAATCAGCAGATCGAAACGATCAGCCGGCAGCGGAACTTACCCAAACATGCCGTCAAAGAAGCGCTCGTCGAAGCCCTCAAAAAAGGCTACGAGCGCTTTCGCAAGACCTACCGCGACCCACGCGAGACGGGCGACGAACTGATTTTCGATAACTTTATCGTCGAACTCGACACCGACCGCGAGGGCTTCCGCATTCTTGCCACCAAGACGATCGTCGAGACCGTCAACGACACCGACCAAGAAATCGCCCTCGCAGAAGTGCGCGAGGTCGCCCCGGACGCCGAACCTGGCGGCACGGTCGTCGTCGATGTCACCCCCGAAAAGGGCGACTTTGGCCGGATGGCCGCCATCCAGACCAAGCAGGTGCTCTCGCAAAAGTTGCGCGACCAGCAGCGCAAACTGATTCAAGAAGAATTCCGCGAACTGGAGGGCACCGTCCTGCAGGCGCGGGTGATGCGCTTCGAGGGCCGCTCGGTCATCTGTGCCGTCTCCAGCGGCTTTGGCCAGAGCGAGGTCGAAGCGGAGCTACCCAAAAACGAGCAGTTGCCCAACGAGCCCTACCGCATCGGTTCCGCCTTCAAAGTCTTTTTGCGCAAAGTCTGGGAAGGTTCCCGCCGGGGCCCGCAACTACTGGTCTCCCGCGCCGACGCCGGTCTGGTCGTCTATCTTTTTGCCAACGAAGTCCCCGAAATCGAAGATGAGATCGTCCGGATCGTGGCGGTGGCCCGCGAGGCAAACCCCCCTTCGCGCACCGTCGGCCCGCGCACCAAGATTGCCGTCGATACCCTCGAACGCGACGTCGATCCGGTCGGTGCCTGCATCGGGGCGCGGGGTTCGCGCATCCAGGCAGTCGTAAATGAACTGCGCGGCGAAAAGATCGACGTGATCCGCTGGTCGCCGGACCCGGCCACCTACATCTCCAACGCCCTCTCCCCGGCCAGGGTCGTGCAGGTGCGCCTCGTCGATCCCGATGCCCGGCAGGCCCACGTCATCGTCCCCGACGACCAGCTCTCGCTTGCCATCGGCAAAGAAGGCCAGAACGTCCGCCTCGCCGCCCGCCTCACCGGCTGGAAAATAGACATCAAAAAGTCGTCCGAATACAGCGTCGAGGCTTACTGAGGACGGTAGATTCAACTACTGTCAGGTACCGTCAGGTGGCTTCTCCCACCTGACGGTATCCACACGCTGATACTTGTTCAAGCGGATCGAAGCAAACAAGCTTGCAATCACAACTTATGAGACAAGCATAAAATATTTGCTTTGCGCAAATCAGCAGATTGCGAAGATTTGAGAACCCTTATTTTAATATCGACCAACCAATGGCTGGCTTTGCCGTAACAACACTTTTGTAAATTCATAGGGTTTACAAGTGGGTGTCACACAATATATAGTGCAAGAAATCCTTATCCGACATGTAATTCCCACGCATGAAACAATTCTTGTGTCGTCCTGGTTCCAAGATACATTTCCAGTATCGTGCAAACATTACCTTGGCAGAAGCTCAAGATCAGCAGCTCAATGTTCTTGCATTGCTAGATCAAGGAATGTATGAAACAGCGAATAACGCTAGAGGGGTCTTGGCTGCTTCTCGCAACGAATTACGGGTCGTCGAACTATTCTCTGGTGCTGGGGGAATGGGCCTTGGATTTCTAATGTCGAGTTCTGAAAAAACTGCTTGTAGAATAGTTCACACGAGTGAATGTGATCCAATTTGCATCAAAAGTATCTTTACAAATTACAGTTATTGGAAGGAGCACGCAAAAGTACTTATAAATGAGCCATTTCCAAGTGAAATTGCACCTACCGACTTATCAACTGCGATTGGTAGAGAGTCTGTTGTATCTCAAGTGCAGAGGTATGGCGGCGTAGATATACTTATTGGTGGTCCTCCCTGTCAAGGTTTTTCACAAGCCAACCGCAACTCTTGGAGCCCTAACAATCCATATAACAAACTCGTCAATAACTTTATTGAACTCGCAATTGCTCTTAATCCAAAAGTAATATTAATGGAAAACGTTCAAGGAATCTTATGGACGCCAAGATCGAATCATCATGAAAATAAGCTAGGAGTTGTGGAACATATTACTCGCAAGCTTGCAAAAACAGGTTATGTCTTGTTTCCTTCAGTTCTAGACGCTGCTTGGTACGGAGTTCCTCAACATCGCAACCGTTTTTTCTTACTCGCACTTGACCAGTCACTTGGTTACACAGAGGATAGTTTCGGAAACTGGGGACCATTTCCTTTTCCAACTCATGGCCCAATAACCACTCAAAAATTCGTCACTGTTCGAGATGCCATTTCAGACTTGCCTAAAGTTGAAAATGGTGAGGGAAGATTATTCCAAGATTATAAAAATCCTCGCCAGCAAGATTTGGCACTAAATGTTTTTCTAAATGAAGCGAGAGAATTTTCGCAACCAGGAGTTATTGAAGGTCATATCGTCTCAAAACAGGCCGATTATGTTCTGGAAAGATATAAGAATATTCCTGAGGGTGGTAATTGGTCTGATATTCAACATATGATGACAAATTATTCGAAGTTAGAACGAACCCACAGCAACATTTATAGAAGGCTCAAATGGGATGAACCATCTATAACGATTGGAAACTATAGGAAAAGCATGTTAATACATCCAGCTCAAGATAGAGGCTTATCTTTAAGAGAGGCAACTCGTTTGCAATCCTTTCCCGACTGGTTTGTATTTTGTGGAGTCGCAACTAAAAGAGGTACAACACTAATGCACAAACAACAGCAGCTTGCAAATGCAGTCAGCTTTCTTCTTATAAAAGCAATCGCAAAGTATATACTTACTCTTTAGCTTAAATCGCTCAAAGTCAGGCCATCACTCTCAAAAGCGAAAGGAGAACTTAGGTGTTTACTGGCAATATCTCGAATGGCAGTAACGTAAATCAACTTCGACAATTTTTAGCACAAGCAGAAAATATTTCTGCTAATGATTTTCAAACTATATTGAGTGATGCCATTGATGTATTTAACTTCTGTCAACCATTAAACACTCCCGGTAGCACCCAAGGACTAATATATGGCAATATTCAAAGTGGTAAGACCGCAGTTATTCTAGCGTTTATTGCTCATGCCATCGACAATGGAATGCAGAATTTTATTGTTTTTACATCAGACCTAAATGACCTATACGAGCAAACATTGCAGCGTATTCAGCAAGCGATGAATAGTGCTGTAGTTTATAATAAATCAAACTTTAATGTTGGCAGTGGTATTGGTCTTACAGTACCGCTGATTTTTGTTGCATCAAAGAACTCTACGGTTTTGCGTCGCTTGGATAGCGCTCTTCAGAATTCTCGACGTATCAATTCAACTTTTGCAATTATTGATGATGAAGCTGACCAAGCAAGTTTGAATACAAACATTAATGTATTAAGGCCTCCCAGTGGTGTCAACCAAGGAATTGTTCGTCTTAGAAGTCGGCTTACATCATATGCATTTATCCAGACAACGGCAACCCCTCAAGCTCTTGTTCTTCAGGATGTAAACAATCTGTTTAGGCCAAATTTTGTGGTCGTTACTACTCCTGGACATAACTATACTGGAGGAAACATATTTTTCGGTAATAATAACTTTATGAATTCGAATTATATAAGAATTGTGCCTGATATCGATGTCGATCTGTTGCGACAAAATAATACTATTCCGCAAACCGTAGCTCAGTCGTTATACTTATTTTTTGCCGGTGCTGCTGCTCTCAGATTGGCTGGTAATGATAAGAATTACACTTATTTACTCCATACGAGCCTGCGTCAACAGGATCATGCCATAGCGAGTCAAAGTGTAGGTAACTTCGTTAATCAGTTATTAAATGAGTTTGCCACTAATAGTCTCTCACAACAGACTCAACAAGGTTTATTAAATGCATATGCAGATTTGCAAAGGACTTTTCAGAACCTACAATCTCTTCCAAGTATAGTTCAGGAAATTCGACGGCTAATTGCATCAACAACAGTTGCTGAAATTAACGCAAGAACTGGTGGGGGTGTTGAGCCAAATCCTATTAGAAAACATACTATATACATTGGAGCTACAAAGATAGGCCGTGGAGTGACGGTTAAAAATTTGCTGATTACTTACTACGGAAGAGATGCACAACATCCACAGATGGATACGGTTTTACAACACGCTCGTATGTATGGCTATAGGCAGTCCGATCTGGCAGCTATACGAATTTTCATTCCCGAGGTTCTTGCACAAAGATTTTATGACATTCATCAAGCTGACAATAAGTTACGTGAGCTATGTAGAAATACTCATGCAGCAATACCTGTTCTACCCTTGAATACTGGTATTCGGCCTAGCCGCGCTAATGTATTAAATAGAAATACGGTCGAGCTAGGTGCGTATATTGCAGGCAGTGAGTATTTCCCGTCTACGCCCTATTCCACTCCAGCAGATCTAGGTAATCAGACAACTGATTTGGATAACTTGCTTGCTCCGTATGCAATTCAGCAAATTTATAACGTCACAATCGATTTTATGCTCCAAATCTTAAACTTTAAGTTTGGTGTCCCTTCATCTTCTGGTGCATGGGAAGATCAACTTATTCGCCTAGCCGTGCAAGATTTGCGAAATGATCTCCAGCACTACAATAATAGTGCTAATTTAGTCATTGTAAACAGGGCCGCAAATATATTCAAAGCTCGATCAAGAGGCTACCGGCAGATTGGTAGTATTATGCCTGGCGGTGTAGGCAACCCACCATTTGGCATTAATCCGAACTCGCCCGCCATTTTTCTTTTCAGACTTACTGGTCAAGCTCACCATCCTTCAACAAATCCTGGAGGCTGGCATGGAGTGCCATTTTGGGTTCCAAATGTTCGTTTTCCTAATGGGAACTATGTTTTCGCTGCTAACTATAGCACTTAGATTACTAAAAATGGTTTTAGTGGAAGAATACGAAGAAATCGACAGACAAGCTGCCGACGGATTTTTTAATTATAGCGTCCATCGAGGCTCGAAATGAAGCGCCATTTGATTGGCTCAGCATTTCCCAATGATACTCTATTCTGCTCGATATTACGTCAAAAGGATATTACTGCTACTATGCTAATTTATGGAAAACGAAATCGTAAGCAGAACGAGAAGCGGCTGTAGTAGTGAGTGTTTCACTAAGGCTGGTAGCGTGTGAGTTGCTTCCAGGTCTGGTAGAAGGGTTGCTGCGGCTGGTAGTCGGTCGTGAGCAGCCCCGGCCAGCCCCCTTCGCTGCCCGACTGCAACAGCCGGTAGTAGAACACACCGGCCAGGGTGCTGTAGATGGTTGGATAGACGCTCTTGAGGGCATCCGCCCACTCGTTCCAGTCGTTCATCCGCTTGAAGTTGAATTCGGTGGCAAGAATTGGTTTGCTGCCATATATGGGAGCGATAGCCGCAAGCCAGCTTTCCATCTCGTCCGTCGTATTCGTGTAGGGGTGGACGTTGGCGTAATCGACGTAGTTCAGGTAGCCCGCGTCCACCAGCGCCTGGTTGTAGGTCGTCTTCCAGCCGTACACACCGCTGCTGTCGGCCTGCCAGGCGGTAGTCGAGGCTCCGACAACTTTTTCGCCCGCCGGATGAAACGAATCCCAGGCCGCTTTGAGCACGTTATCGACGTACTGCTGGGCATTCCCGGCCCAGTACTGGCTGTTGTTCAGTTCATTGAGGATCTCCCAGTTATCGACGGCGTCCTTGAGACCGGGCACCGTCTGCACCCAGTCGAAGTAGGCTCTTGCCTGCTGGTAGGTGGGTACGGCGCTCGTCTGCAACAGTAGCGTCACCTTGTAGCCAAGGGATTTGAGGGCGACGGCCTGC harbors:
- a CDS encoding DNA cytosine methyltransferase — encoded protein: MAEAQDQQLNVLALLDQGMYETANNARGVLAASRNELRVVELFSGAGGMGLGFLMSSSEKTACRIVHTSECDPICIKSIFTNYSYWKEHAKVLINEPFPSEIAPTDLSTAIGRESVVSQVQRYGGVDILIGGPPCQGFSQANRNSWSPNNPYNKLVNNFIELAIALNPKVILMENVQGILWTPRSNHHENKLGVVEHITRKLAKTGYVLFPSVLDAAWYGVPQHRNRFFLLALDQSLGYTEDSFGNWGPFPFPTHGPITTQKFVTVRDAISDLPKVENGEGRLFQDYKNPRQQDLALNVFLNEAREFSQPGVIEGHIVSKQADYVLERYKNIPEGGNWSDIQHMMTNYSKLERTHSNIYRRLKWDEPSITIGNYRKSMLIHPAQDRGLSLREATRLQSFPDWFVFCGVATKRGTTLMHKQQQLANAVSFLLIKAIAKYILTL
- a CDS encoding glycosyl hydrolase, which codes for MQAIRALLLFSLLCIWPIMPVQAGSFIHGVFAGYETNIDTANTPMRRDGITAVRLWTDIAWSSFDPNEASFEQAVALKSLGYKVTLLLQTSAVPTYQQARAYFDWVQTVPGLKDAVDNWEILNELNNSQYWAGNAQQYVDNVLKAAWDSFHPAGEKVVGASTTAWQADSSGVYGWKTTYNQALVDAGYLNYVDYANVHPYTNTTDEMESWLAAIAPIYGSKPILATEFNFKRMNDWNEWADALKSVYPTIYSTLAGVFYYRLLQSGSEGGWPGLLTTDYQPQQPFYQTWKQLTRYQP
- the nusA gene encoding transcription termination factor NusA, which encodes MSMIYLPGINQQIETISRQRNLPKHAVKEALVEALKKGYERFRKTYRDPRETGDELIFDNFIVELDTDREGFRILATKTIVETVNDTDQEIALAEVREVAPDAEPGGTVVVDVTPEKGDFGRMAAIQTKQVLSQKLRDQQRKLIQEEFRELEGTVLQARVMRFEGRSVICAVSSGFGQSEVEAELPKNEQLPNEPYRIGSAFKVFLRKVWEGSRRGPQLLVSRADAGLVVYLFANEVPEIEDEIVRIVAVAREANPPSRTVGPRTKIAVDTLERDVDPVGACIGARGSRIQAVVNELRGEKIDVIRWSPDPATYISNALSPARVVQVRLVDPDARQAHVIVPDDQLSLAIGKEGQNVRLAARLTGWKIDIKKSSEYSVEAY
- a CDS encoding Z1 domain-containing protein, with protein sequence MFTGNISNGSNVNQLRQFLAQAENISANDFQTILSDAIDVFNFCQPLNTPGSTQGLIYGNIQSGKTAVILAFIAHAIDNGMQNFIVFTSDLNDLYEQTLQRIQQAMNSAVVYNKSNFNVGSGIGLTVPLIFVASKNSTVLRRLDSALQNSRRINSTFAIIDDEADQASLNTNINVLRPPSGVNQGIVRLRSRLTSYAFIQTTATPQALVLQDVNNLFRPNFVVVTTPGHNYTGGNIFFGNNNFMNSNYIRIVPDIDVDLLRQNNTIPQTVAQSLYLFFAGAAALRLAGNDKNYTYLLHTSLRQQDHAIASQSVGNFVNQLLNEFATNSLSQQTQQGLLNAYADLQRTFQNLQSLPSIVQEIRRLIASTTVAEINARTGGGVEPNPIRKHTIYIGATKIGRGVTVKNLLITYYGRDAQHPQMDTVLQHARMYGYRQSDLAAIRIFIPEVLAQRFYDIHQADNKLRELCRNTHAAIPVLPLNTGIRPSRANVLNRNTVELGAYIAGSEYFPSTPYSTPADLGNQTTDLDNLLAPYAIQQIYNVTIDFMLQILNFKFGVPSSSGAWEDQLIRLAVQDLRNDLQHYNNSANLVIVNRAANIFKARSRGYRQIGSIMPGGVGNPPFGINPNSPAIFLFRLTGQAHHPSTNPGGWHGVPFWVPNVRFPNGNYVFAANYST
- the rimP gene encoding ribosome maturation factor RimP, encoding MKPHDIVEQVTALAEPLAAELGLQLVAVAFQTHTRPATLRVDIRHPTSDTGLDDCERMSRALEARLDAQDIVAGAYNLEVSSPGVERVLTSDREFVAFRGFAVIVKTFAPVGGKKQWEGRLLERDEANVYFTVGGRRVALPREQVARVQLIHASHSS